The Plasmodium berghei ANKA genome assembly, chromosome: 12 genome contains a region encoding:
- a CDS encoding chloroquine resistance transporter, putative, producing MTGIKKGKNKKKNMKNDDRYKELDSLITNGSEIGNNSGRSCVKRFFKIIGNEMKNNVYVYLLSILYLCVCVMNKVFAKRTLNKMGNYSFVTSETHNIICIIVFQLLYFIYRKTSSSSVYKNESQKNFGWQFFLISLLDASTVIISMIGLTRTTGNIQSFIMQLIIPVNMYFCFMFLGYRYHLFNYLGAFIILITIAVVETFLSFETQGENSIIFNLIMISALIPLSFSNMTREVVFKKHKINILRLNAMVVLFQFFTSLLVLPVYNIPFLKEIYMPFSEMSTNINNGLRCLFYGENTIVENCGVGMVKMCDNCEGAWKTFITFSFFNICDNLLACYIIDKFSTMTYTIVSCIQGPAITIAYYFKFLAGDAVRKPRILDFLTLFGYLFGTIIYRIGNIILEKKQVIKSQNSNDSEAELTSIETSRA from the exons ATGACaggaattaaaaaaggaaaaaacaaaaaaaaaaatatgaaaaatgatGATCGCTATAAAGAATTGGACAGCCTAATAACCAATGGAA gTGAAATAGGAAATAATTCAGGAAGAAGTTGTGTCAAAagatttttcaaaataatcgGAAacgaaatgaaaaataatgtttatgtttatttactaagtatattatatttatgtgttTGTGTAATGAATAAAGTTTTTGCAAAAAGAACCCTGAATAAGATGGGAAATTATAGTTTTGTTACTTCAGAAACAcacaatattatttgtattatagttttccaattattatattttatttatcgTAAAACGTCAAGTTCTtctgtatataaaaatgagagtcaaaaaaattttggATGGCAGTTTTTCCTTATCTCATTATTAGATGCTTCTACAGTTATAATTAGTATGATTG GTCTCACAAGAACAACGGGAAATATTCAATCATTTATAATGCAATTGATTATTCCAGttaatatgtatttttgtTTCATGTTTCTTGGATATCG ATATCacttatttaattatttggGAGCATTCATTATACTTATTACTATAGCCGTTGTAGAAacttttttatcttttgaAACACAAGGTGAAAACTCAATCATTTTTAACTTAATTATGATTTCTGCCTTAATA CCTTTAAGCTTTTCAAACATGACCAGGGAAGTTGTTTTCaaaaaacacaaaataaatatcctAAGATTGAAT gCTATGGTCGTTTTGTTCCAATTTTTTACCTCCCTTTTAGTTTTACCAGTCTATAATATTCCATTTTTGAAAGAAA tttatATGCCATTCTCTGAAATGAGTACAAACATTAATAACGGATTAAgatgtttattttatggaGAAAATACAATTGTTGAG aacTGTGGTGTTGGCATGGTCAAAATGTGTGACAACTGTGAGGGAGCATGg aaaacctttataacattttcctttttcaACATATGTGATAATTTACTTGCTTGCTAT aTAATTGATAAATTTTCAACAATGACATACACCATTGTTAGTTGTATACAAGGACCAGCCATAACAATAGCTTATTACTTTAAATTTCTTGCg GGCGATGCTGTAAGAAAACCAAGAATATTGGATTTTCTTACTTTG TTTGGCTACTTATTTGGAACAATAATTTACAGAAttggaaatataatattagaaa AAAAACAAGTGATAAAATCACAAAATAGCAATGACTCCGAAGCAGAATTAACTTCTATAGAAACATCAAGGGCATAA
- a CDS encoding cg1 protein, putative, with protein MLIYLVLSLNILVCLCILNTKYQIQLDYSVPSELLNIPRNKKYTNITIGNDSFICLLTKTNNDDNENICNLNEFLFSNLKFNDFNNYVQKKLKKNYLLEYANNRLNYEIYSKFENEISIASTQDITTSLSNNGNDIEDMENKSISFGSQDNIINTNNESSEYKGGDKNLTKKNPKNEDNDASTFHYKKRYQNKEVDISNKLKCRFEKLYDYIFYKHKINVYHKNRIYKNINDNTGVKNHIIKGKMLSIDNSCIEIFSYNENILKLCINKYIFFIANNNLNKFKQHTSTSLYLINSDLLFSNNTVVQYYTDGEYMFEVLYICGNNNLKVNSFYKLDKNYYPLIFRIYEHTNTNLSKLYNIILKKMDNEIYFFKTFSYYTYSSMYYKTLKDKLNKIINSLYPNIKHIYRITLSAYMFCNYTDKINPPNHFLLRNIINKCYTFVKNDDYIYEVCLPNSVIKYKKTEYGNIEYPIIPLGLSSVSTNEGIPFYEKAYDIFPVLKKNYNSNKENYYYIKMEEINKIYRNHITSKMQTNSQSFAHKNYQNKKNSTNFENITHTSSKTLKDPFLSTPLNNKADSLISHSSFYDFFFYKLFSNNYYSELNKTHYISTYMIDKPYETLKIDSEYFYKVLSIDLKGGKCKTSLNEIYDYITTIYFVCSLHYNNELHTKVVEIYTTSECHYYVHIASPYFCAHPTLHTAIKAKKHVIKCFKNLNAASSKPQDNNILYNHKRHYKNTENQHQDINSEKTISNNLKKNSDGHEELLSNYNYINNDTNIYYYDVYNNNNNNNNNNNNNNYNNNNNNNNNNNNNNNNNNNNNNNNNNNNNNNNNNNNNFVFLEGLPKDRKIEFGKSYDFALGNYIRNRVYKNSPIFHIGNIVKHKYWNYHAVVISWDYICFAPNNWKKKLFSEYPIEYQNSVHYLILVSTNNEETEHINNNIGHNILETNNLLNEKKNNFHDHNYNIQLGKKENEVLKSYPQNDQKLYFAYVPESSLVYSNQMVYSKYLHHFFEKYNDFFHFYIPKKNHIIWKLFPYDFFSFI; from the coding sequence atgctTATATATCTTGTATTATcgttaaatatattagtatgtctatgcatattaaatacaaaatatcaAATACAATTAGATTATAGTGTACCTAGTGAATTACTTAATATACCtaggaataaaaaatacacaaaTATAACAATTGGTAATGACTCTTTTATATGCCTATTAACTAAAACAAACaatgatgataatgaaaatatatgtaacttaaatgaatttttgtttagtaatttaaaatttaatgatttcaataattatgtacaaaaaaaactaaaaaaaaattacctCTTAGAATATGCAAATAATAGATTAAATTATGAAATTTATTCAAAGtttgaaaatgaaatatcGATAGCTTCAACGCAGGATATTACAACTAGTCTCTCTAATAATGGAAATGATATTGAAGATATGGAAAACAAAAGTATTTCATTTGGTAGTCAggataatattattaatacgAATAATGAATCTAGTGAATACAAAGGTGgtgataaaaatttgacaaaaaaaaaccccaaaaatgaagataatGATGCGTCTActtttcattataaaaaaaggtaTCAAAATAAAGAGGTAGATATAAGTAACAAACTAAAATGCagatttgaaaaattatatgattatattttttataaacataaaataaatgtataccacaaaaatagaatatataaaaatataaatgataatacgGGAGTCAAAAaccatataataaaaggaAAGATGTTATCTATAGATAACTCGTgtattgaaatattttcatataatgaaaatatattaaaactatgtataaataaatatatatttttcatagcaaataataatttaaataaatttaaacaGCATACATCTACATCACtctatttaattaatagtGATTTACTATTTAGTAATAATACAGTTGTACAATATTATACAGATGGGGAATATATGTTTGaggtattatatatatgtgggaataacaatttaaaagttaatagtttttataaattagataaaaattattaccCGTTAATATTTAGAATATATGAACATACTAACACAAATTTGTCAAAACTATAtaacataattttaaaaaaaatggataatgaaatttatttttttaaaacatttagCTATTATACTTATAGTAGTATGTATtataaaacattaaaagacaaattaaataaaattataaattcattatatccaaatataaaacatatatatcgTATAACTTTGAGTGCATATATGTTTTGTAATTATAcagataaaataaatccCCCTAATCATTTCTTATTAAgaaacataataaataaatgctacacttttgtaaaaaatgacgactatatatatgaagtATGTTTACCTAATAGtgttattaaatataaaaaaacagaaTATGGAAATATAGAATATCCTATAATTCCTTTAGGTCTCTCTTCTGTTTCAACAAATGAAGGTATTccattttatgaaaaagcATATGATATTTTCCcagtattaaaaaaaaattacaattcaaacaaagaaaattattattatataaaaatggaagaaattaataaaatttatagaAATCATATCACATCAAAAATGCAAACAAATTCTCAAAGTTTTGCTCACAAAAATTAtcagaataaaaaaaattctacaaattttgaaaatataacacATACTTCATCAAAAACATTAAAAGATCCATTTTTGTCTACCCCATTAAACAATAAAGCAGATAGTTTAATATCACATAGTTCATTTTAcgacttttttttttataaattattttcaaataattattattcagaattaaataaaacacaTTATATTAGTACATATATGATAGATAAACCATATGAAACACTAAAAATAGATTCTGAATACTTTTATAAGGTATTATCTATAGATTTAAAAGGAGGAAAATGCAAAACTTCACTAAATGAGatatatgattatataaCCACCATTTATTTTGTCTGCTCATTGCactataataatgaattacATACAAAAGTTGTTGAAATTTATACAACATCAGAATGCCATtattatgtacatataGCATCTCCCTATTTTTGTGCCCACCCAACATTACATACTGCAATAAAAGCCAAAAAACATGTTATAAAATGCttcaaaaatttaaatgcaGCAAGTTCAAAACCCCAAGATAATAACATTCtatataatcataaaaGACATTACAAAAATACAGAAAATCAACATCAAGATATAAATTctgaaaaaacaatttcaaataatttaaaaaaaaatagtgatGGTCATGAAGAATTATTAAgcaattataattatattaataatgacactaatatatattattatgacgtttataataataataataataataataataataataataataataattataataataataataataataataataataataataataataataataataataataataataataataataataataataataataataataataataataataataataattttgtctTTTTAGAAGGTCTACCTAAAGATAGAAAAATTGAATTTGGAAAAAGTTATGATTTTGCTTTAGGAAACTATATAAGAAATCgagtttataaaaatagcccaatttttcatattggAAATATAGTTAAACATAAATACTGGAATTATCATGCAGTAGTTATTAGTTGGGATTATATTTGCTTTGCTCCTAAtaattggaaaaaaaaactgtTTTCCGAATATCCGATTGAATATCAAAATTCTGTGCACTATCTTATTTTAGTTAGCActaataatgaagaaacGGAGCatattaacaataatattggtcataatattttagaaacaaataatttattaaatgaaaaaaaaaacaattttcaTGATcacaattataatattcaattgggtaaaaaggaaaatgaGGTTTTAAAGTCATATCCACAAAATGatcaaaaattatattttgcataTGTACCTGAATCAAGTTTGGTATATAGCAATCAAATGGTTTATAGTAAATATTtgcatcatttttttgaaaaatataacgatttctttcatttctacattccaaaaaaaaatcacaTTATATGGAAGCTTTTCCCTTATGACTTTTTcagttttatataa
- a CDS encoding glutaredoxin-like protein, whose product MSKYKIASYMICCYGAFRIYLTYKNYFLEQNLHQSNKLLSIKNNMLTFCERINNNTKEYNNTVLLNSNVLNENNLIEYQNSFKQNGKYHRKKDIVFSNTEIVPVEMEENIKYTKKENLNNNLCDMNNNEIDCKNMEQKEFNSELSQNNIDLIENILKKHKLVLFMKGTALNPFCKYSKLAINILKLNKAKEIYTVNILNDDMLKHSLKIYSNWPTFPQLYINGKFVGGIDKIQELHDNKKLQEMLQTM is encoded by the coding sequence atgagtaaatataaaatagcATCATATATGATTTGCTGTTATGGCGCTTTCAGAATTTAtttaacatataaaaattatttcctCGAACAAAATTTGCATCAATCTAATAAATTGTTAAgtattaaaaacaatatgcTTACTTTTTGTGAAAGAATAAACAATAATACAAaggaatataataacacaGTGTTATTAAATAGTAAtgtattaaatgaaaacaaCCTTATAGAATATCAAAATAgttttaaacaaaatggaaaatatcacagaaaaaaagatatagtATTTTCAAACACAGAAATTGTACCTGTTGAAATGgaggaaaatataaaatatactaaaaaagaaaatcttaataacaatttatgtgatatgaataataatgaaatagaTTGTAAAAACATGGAACAAAAGGAATTTAATAGTGAATTAagtcaaaataatattgacttaattgaaaatatattaaaaaaacataaactagttttatttatgaaagGAACAGCTTTAAATCCATTCTGTAAATATAGCAAATTAgcaataaatattttaaaattaaataaagcaaaagaaatatatactgTAAATATTCTAAATGACGATATGTTAAAACattctttaaaaatatattctaaTTGGCCTACATTTCctcaattatatataaatgggAAATTTGTAGGAGGAATAGACAAAATACAGGAATTacatgataataaaaaacttCAAGAAATGTTACAAACTatgtaa